From the Streptococcus hyointestinalis genome, the window GTCGCTTCTGGATTGTCCATAACAAGCTTCACCGCATCAATAGACTCCCCTAGATTGTGCGGTGGGATGTTGGTTGCCATCCCGACAGCGATACCAGTCGCCCCATTGACCAAAAGGTTTGGAAAACGAGACGGCAATACCAAAGGCTCACGCTCACTACCATCATAGTTATCTTGGAAATCAACCGTATTTTTGTTGATGTCACGCAACATCTCAAGCGCAATCTTACTCATACGAGCCTCAGTATAACGCTGAGCAGCGGCGCCATCACCATCCATAGAGCCAAAGTTTCCGTGCCCATCAACGAGCATGTGACGATATGACCACCACTGCGCCATACGAACCATAGCTTCATAGATAGAGGAGTCACCATGTGGGTGGTATTTACCCATGACGTCCCCTGTGATACGAGCGGACTTCTTATGTGGCTTGTCAGGCGTTACCCCAAGTTCGTTCATCCCATAGAGAATACGACGATGCACAGGCTTTAGACCATCTCTCACATCAGGAAGCGCCCGTGCGACAATAACACTCATGGCATAGTCAATGAAACTCGTTTTCATTTCACTTGTTAAATTGACATTTACTAAATTTTTATCTTTCATGAACAGTTGTCCTTCATTTTATTACTATATATTATACCATATTTTCTGCTATTTTTCCCTTATTTTTATCGACCTATTCCGAACATTCAAACGACTGTGGCAGGTCATCAGCTACACTTTTCTGAAAGCTATTTGTGAATTTTTTACCATTTTCCAATTTTTTCACCATTTCCTCGTGACAGAACGGTATGAAAATGCTAAAATAAGGATGTACGGGAATTTTCCCCATAATAAATTTAAGGAGATGTTTAGATAATGACTGCAACTAAACAACACAAAAAAGTCATCCTTGTTGGTGACGGTGCCGTAGGTTCATCTTACGCATTTGCACTTGTTAACCAAGGAATCGCACAAGAATTGGGTATCGTTGAAATCCCAGCATTGTTTGATAAAGCTGTTGGTGATGCTGAAGACCTTTCACACGCCCTTGCTTTCACTTCACCTAAAAAAATCTACGCTGCAACTTACGCTGACTGTGCAGACGCAGACCTTGTAGTTATCACTGCTGGTGCTCCTCAAAAACCAGGTGAAACTCGTCTTGACCTTGTTGGTAAAAACCTTGCTATCAACAAATCAATCGTTACTGAAATCGTTAAATCTGGTTTCAACGGTATCTTCCTTGTTGCTGCAAACCCAGTTGACATCTTGACTTACTCAACTTGGAAATTCTCAGGTTTCCCTAAAGAACGTGTTATCGGTTCAGGTACTTCACTTGACTCAGCTCGTTTCCGTCAAGCACTTGCTGAAAAACTTGGTGTAGACGCTCGTTCTGTCCACGCTTACATCATGGGTGAACACGGTGACTCTGAGTTCGCTGTTTGGTCACACGCTAACGTTGCGGGTGTTAACCTTGAAAGCTACCTTCAAGACGTTCAAAACTTCAACGCTGAAGAACTTGTTGAACTCTTTGTTGGTGTTCGTGACGCTGCTTACTCAATCATCAACAAAAAAGGTGCTACTTTCTACGGTATCGCTGTAGCCCTTGCTCGTATCACTAAAGCTATCCTTGATGATGAAAAAGCTGTTCTTCCAGTTTCTGTATTCCAAGATGGTCAATACGAAGGTGTAACTGACTGCTACATCGGTCAACCAGCTATCGTTGGCGCACACGGTATCGTACGTCCAGTTAACATCCCACTTAACGATAAAGAATTGCAACAAATGCAATCATCTGCTAAAGAATTGAAAGCTATCATTGACGAAGCATGGGAAAACCCAGAATTCCAAGCAGCTTCTAAAAACTAATCTCTAGTTTCTAGATACAAAATCAGCTGATATTTTCAGCTGGTTTTTTGTTCACTTCTATTTCACGGAGTTTTTTATGAAAATGGTTATTATTGGCTATTCTGGCGCTGGAAAATCAACACTAGCAAAGAAGCTCACAGACTTCTACAAGTTACCACTCCTACACTTAGACAAGCTACGTTTTTCGAATGGCTGGCAAGCTCGTAAAAAAGAGAATATAAGCGCTGATATACAAGCTTTTTTAGACACGCATGACAGTTGGGTTATTGAAGGAAATCTATCCTCATGTCTCTTTGAAGAAAGACTAAATGCCGCCGATAAGATTATTATCTTACAACTACCACGTCTCATCTGCCTCAAGCGTGCTTACAAACGCTATAGACAGCACCGTGGGCAAACACGTGATAGCATGGCAGAGGGTTGTCCTGAGCGATTTGATCTTGACTTCATCAAATGGATTTTGATAGATGGCAGACACCCGCAAATACAAGAGCGATTTCAGTCTGTTTTGGAAAACTATTCTGATAAAACCCTTCATTTGACCAGTCAAAAAGATATTGATACTTTCTTACAAGACATGAAAAAATGAGTCGATAT encodes:
- a CDS encoding L-lactate dehydrogenase, producing the protein MTATKQHKKVILVGDGAVGSSYAFALVNQGIAQELGIVEIPALFDKAVGDAEDLSHALAFTSPKKIYAATYADCADADLVVITAGAPQKPGETRLDLVGKNLAINKSIVTEIVKSGFNGIFLVAANPVDILTYSTWKFSGFPKERVIGSGTSLDSARFRQALAEKLGVDARSVHAYIMGEHGDSEFAVWSHANVAGVNLESYLQDVQNFNAEELVELFVGVRDAAYSIINKKGATFYGIAVALARITKAILDDEKAVLPVSVFQDGQYEGVTDCYIGQPAIVGAHGIVRPVNIPLNDKELQQMQSSAKELKAIIDEAWENPEFQAASKN
- a CDS encoding DNA topology modulation protein; its protein translation is MKMVIIGYSGAGKSTLAKKLTDFYKLPLLHLDKLRFSNGWQARKKENISADIQAFLDTHDSWVIEGNLSSCLFEERLNAADKIIILQLPRLICLKRAYKRYRQHRGQTRDSMAEGCPERFDLDFIKWILIDGRHPQIQERFQSVLENYSDKTLHLTSQKDIDTFLQDMKK